The Leadbettera azotonutricia ZAS-9 genome has a window encoding:
- a CDS encoding tetratricopeptide repeat protein: MRITKRAAIMLLGLLFLAAACKSAPAPDDAGPEILTPLTVPDAGDTVLEDANAPPLEIPELTGALPEVPEITADLPEEFLQEGDGGDAAALEEPPSLDLPETAVPPPSPNDNAPAIAALPDVPAPAIQETAAVPPVLPRQEPPVPKPAEPPKAPPPGTSAESKGRGSPPEPPSFLRIPEPVTPPPVREVMPITPLPELPARTPPAAVDENVVFSRTVRATVGQLVEIPFRGTGWVYLGELGSRRGLSYDSRRLDQEGQSFIFRAEAVGTYALKFYKQDFIRDYILNDYVQVIVGEAPDSSGIGWFNPPIDRGRVVAEPRWPTIESGPTGTAPALPETPVAETPQAVPQTQQPAVQTPPAAAVPSPLAAPAQPPAPTRPVVSDDGIAPVPQATASGSPAQSLPPDSSPADYVTRAKQEYDAGRVGSALSVLDQLRQQYTSLTDEALWLYGQLLEANSPGRDIRLALEYYRRLIREYPQSPRVPEAQQRISYLERYYFNLR, encoded by the coding sequence GTGAGGATTACAAAACGTGCCGCGATAATGTTGCTTGGGCTGCTTTTTTTGGCCGCCGCCTGCAAGAGCGCCCCTGCGCCCGATGATGCAGGACCTGAAATCTTGACTCCCCTGACCGTTCCTGATGCGGGGGACACTGTGCTTGAAGATGCAAATGCCCCGCCCCTTGAAATACCAGAGCTGACCGGGGCGCTTCCCGAGGTTCCCGAAATTACCGCTGACCTTCCCGAAGAGTTTTTGCAGGAAGGGGATGGCGGGGATGCTGCGGCTCTTGAAGAACCTCCTTCCCTGGATTTGCCGGAGACCGCTGTGCCTCCGCCTTCGCCTAATGACAATGCTCCTGCCATAGCGGCATTGCCCGATGTTCCAGCCCCCGCTATTCAGGAAACCGCGGCCGTGCCTCCGGTTCTGCCTCGGCAGGAACCCCCTGTGCCTAAACCGGCGGAGCCGCCCAAGGCACCGCCTCCTGGGACCTCCGCCGAGTCCAAAGGACGAGGTTCCCCTCCGGAGCCGCCTTCTTTCCTTAGAATACCTGAGCCTGTAACGCCTCCTCCGGTACGGGAAGTTATGCCCATAACGCCGCTGCCCGAACTTCCTGCCCGTACCCCGCCTGCGGCTGTGGATGAGAATGTGGTTTTTTCCCGGACTGTCAGGGCCACAGTGGGCCAGCTTGTGGAGATTCCCTTCAGGGGGACAGGCTGGGTCTACCTCGGCGAGCTTGGTTCGCGTCGGGGATTAAGCTATGATTCCCGCAGGCTTGACCAAGAGGGGCAGAGTTTTATTTTCCGGGCAGAAGCTGTTGGCACTTATGCGCTTAAATTTTACAAGCAGGATTTTATCCGCGATTATATATTGAACGATTATGTGCAGGTGATAGTAGGCGAAGCTCCCGACAGCTCAGGCATAGGCTGGTTCAATCCGCCAATTGATCGGGGCAGGGTAGTGGCGGAACCCCGATGGCCTACTATTGAAAGCGGGCCTACCGGAACTGCACCCGCATTACCGGAAACTCCTGTGGCCGAAACGCCCCAGGCTGTTCCTCAAACACAGCAGCCAGCGGTTCAGACACCCCCGGCTGCTGCCGTTCCCTCGCCGCTTGCGGCACCTGCACAGCCGCCCGCGCCAACCCGCCCAGTGGTAAGCGACGACGGCATAGCGCCGGTTCCCCAGGCGACTGCTTCGGGAAGCCCTGCGCAGAGTCTGCCTCCTGATTCAAGCCCTGCGGATTATGTGACCCGGGCCAAGCAGGAATACGATGCGGGCAGGGTAGGTTCCGCCCTTTCAGTTTTGGATCAGCTTAGACAGCAGTATACATCTCTGACCGATGAAGCCCTCTGGCTTTATGGTCAGCTCCTTGAGGCCAATAGCCCCGGCAGGGATATAAGGCTGGCTCTGGAATATTACCGCAGGCTTATACGCGAATACCCCCAGAGCCCAAGGGTGCCTGAAGCCCAGCAGAGGATTTCGTATCTGGAGCGTTATTACTTTAATTTACGGTGA
- a CDS encoding flavodoxin family protein, giving the protein MAKNTLLIVYSYHHMNTMKIAEIFSKKLNAKIIEPQKLNIEEIKNYDLIGFGAGIDSGKHYSPLLEIVDKISNNIGKEAFIFSTSGVYGIKKMHNDHKTLREKLESKGFNILDEFSCRGFNTNSVLKYFGGMNKGRPNEDDIKNAETFADKLGLS; this is encoded by the coding sequence ATGGCAAAAAACACTCTACTCATTGTTTATTCATACCATCATATGAACACTATGAAAATCGCTGAAATATTTTCCAAGAAATTGAATGCAAAAATAATTGAACCTCAAAAACTAAATATTGAGGAAATTAAAAATTATGATTTAATTGGTTTTGGAGCCGGGATTGATAGTGGTAAGCATTATTCTCCTTTGTTGGAAATCGTAGATAAAATATCAAATAATATTGGAAAGGAAGCATTTATATTTTCAACTAGTGGAGTATACGGAATAAAAAAAATGCATAATGATCATAAAACACTTAGGGAAAAATTGGAATCAAAGGGTTTTAATATATTAGACGAATTTAGTTGTAGAGGGTTTAATACAAATAGTGTCCTTAAATATTTTGGTGGAATGAATAAAGGAAGACCTAATGAAGATGATATAAAAAATGCAGAAACTTTTGCAGATAAATTGGGCCTGTCCTGA
- a CDS encoding IS256 family transposase, with protein MASTRKLKEKDLIDQILDQIDLKGMTQEEILGQEGLLKHLTGKLLSRVMNAEMDEHLGYEKNSNAGDNSGDSRNGYSEKTVLTENQSAVIQVPRDRNGTFEPKILAKHQRRLPIFNDQVISMYSFGMTDRDIKSHLEKIYNVEVSPELISRVTAAVMEEVKEWQNRQLEKSYAIVYLDALRVKTKQDGKSCTKSVYVALGVNFEGQKEVLGLWIAENEGAKFWMGVLNEIKNRGVEDILIACMDGLTGFPEAVRAVFPKTRIQLCIVHMVRNSTKFVSWKDLKKICADLKAIYSAATEEAGRDALEEFGKIWDAKYPMIYQSWDTHWDDLSEFFKYPPEIRKAIYTTNAIESLNYQLRKVTKNRSTFPNDDAIFKILYLAIRNASEKWTMPVRDWGMALNQFAIIFGNERVPF; from the coding sequence ATGGCCAGTACACGAAAACTGAAAGAGAAGGATCTGATCGACCAAATACTCGATCAGATAGACCTTAAAGGAATGACCCAGGAAGAAATCCTTGGACAGGAAGGATTATTAAAGCATCTGACAGGGAAGCTGCTAAGCCGTGTCATGAATGCTGAAATGGACGAGCATTTGGGGTATGAAAAGAATTCCAACGCCGGGGACAATTCGGGGGACAGCCGAAACGGGTACAGTGAAAAGACAGTCCTGACAGAGAATCAGAGTGCAGTGATACAGGTACCACGGGACCGCAATGGAACGTTCGAACCCAAGATACTGGCGAAACACCAAAGACGGCTCCCTATATTTAACGACCAGGTTATTTCGATGTATTCCTTTGGGATGACCGACCGGGATATTAAATCACACCTGGAAAAAATATATAACGTGGAAGTCTCCCCTGAATTGATAAGCCGTGTCACTGCAGCGGTGATGGAAGAAGTGAAGGAGTGGCAGAATCGGCAGCTGGAAAAATCTTATGCCATCGTGTATTTGGACGCCCTGAGGGTCAAGACCAAACAGGACGGGAAAAGCTGTACCAAGAGCGTCTATGTGGCTCTGGGAGTGAATTTCGAGGGTCAGAAGGAGGTATTGGGCCTTTGGATAGCGGAGAACGAAGGGGCTAAGTTCTGGATGGGCGTCCTGAACGAAATAAAGAACCGGGGAGTGGAAGACATACTCATCGCTTGCATGGACGGCCTTACCGGTTTCCCCGAAGCGGTTCGGGCAGTATTTCCCAAGACCCGTATCCAATTGTGCATTGTCCACATGGTGCGTAATTCCACCAAGTTTGTTTCCTGGAAAGACCTGAAAAAAATCTGTGCCGATCTTAAGGCCATATATTCGGCAGCCACCGAGGAAGCCGGCCGTGACGCACTGGAAGAATTCGGCAAGATATGGGATGCCAAGTACCCGATGATATACCAGTCCTGGGATACCCACTGGGATGACTTAAGCGAGTTCTTTAAATACCCGCCTGAAATCCGCAAGGCAATTTACACGACAAATGCAATTGAGTCATTAAATTACCAGCTGCGAAAAGTCACAAAAAACCGCTCGACATTTCCGAACGATGATGCTATATTTAAGATATTGTATTTGGCAATTAGGAATGCGTCAGAGAAATGGACAATGCCGGTACGGGATTGGGGGATGGCGCTCAACCAATTCGCTATTATTTTTGGCAATGAACGGGTTCCGTTCTAA
- the prfA gene encoding peptide chain release factor 1, whose product MSERLDSMLRRHGELSKLIQDPDIVKDQNQYRSIMKEYSQLNEIAEYNGEVEGLAGQLEETRTLAQDEKDPEMKELAKEELKELELKMKDAEDRLKFLLIPRDPLDEKNIIMEIRAGTGGEEAALFAADLFRMYSRFAETRGWKFEIMNSNETELGGLKEIVFSISGKNVYENMRYESGVHRVQRVPATEASGRIHTSAVTVAVLPEADETEIDIKQEDLRIDVMRAGGPGGQCVNTTDSAVRITHIPSGLVVHCQDEKSQIKNKAKAMRVLRARIYEMEEAKAASERAEARKSQVGTGDRSERIRTYNFPQNRLTDHRINLTLYKLDLIMQGDVEELFDALKLSAREELLRATAS is encoded by the coding sequence GTGAGTGAAAGGCTCGATTCCATGCTCCGCCGCCATGGGGAGCTTTCAAAGCTGATTCAGGATCCGGACATCGTAAAGGACCAGAATCAATACCGCAGTATAATGAAGGAATATTCCCAGCTCAACGAAATCGCCGAGTACAATGGGGAGGTTGAAGGGCTTGCGGGGCAGCTTGAAGAAACCAGGACCCTGGCGCAGGACGAAAAAGATCCCGAAATGAAGGAACTTGCCAAAGAGGAGCTCAAAGAGCTTGAACTCAAAATGAAGGACGCGGAAGACAGGCTCAAATTCCTCCTTATCCCCAGGGATCCCCTGGACGAAAAAAACATCATCATGGAAATTCGGGCGGGCACGGGGGGCGAAGAGGCTGCCCTTTTTGCGGCCGACCTTTTCCGCATGTATTCCCGGTTTGCCGAGACCAGGGGCTGGAAGTTCGAAATCATGAATTCCAACGAAACCGAACTCGGCGGCCTCAAAGAAATCGTCTTTTCCATAAGCGGCAAAAATGTCTACGAAAATATGCGCTACGAATCCGGGGTTCACCGTGTTCAGCGGGTGCCTGCCACCGAAGCTTCGGGGCGCATACACACTTCTGCAGTAACCGTGGCGGTGCTCCCCGAAGCGGACGAGACTGAAATCGACATCAAGCAGGAAGATCTTCGCATCGATGTCATGCGCGCGGGCGGCCCCGGCGGCCAGTGCGTCAACACCACAGACTCGGCAGTGCGCATCACCCATATCCCTTCGGGCCTGGTAGTCCACTGCCAGGATGAAAAGAGTCAGATAAAAAACAAGGCAAAGGCCATGCGCGTACTCCGGGCCCGCATCTACGAGATGGAAGAAGCCAAGGCGGCCTCGGAACGGGCGGAAGCCCGCAAGAGCCAGGTTGGCACAGGGGATCGCTCCGAACGCATACGCACCTACAACTTCCCCCAGAACCGCCTTACGGATCACCGCATCAACCTCACCCTTTACAAACTGGATCTCATCATGCAGGGTGATGTAGAGGAGCTGTTTGACGCCTTAAAGCTTTCTGCCCGGGAAGAATTGCTCAGGGCTACGGCGTCGTAG
- the prmC gene encoding peptide chain release factor N(5)-glutamine methyltransferase: MTIQNSLTIETARLRAAHIDTPALDAGILLAEILHTDKAGLILHGPDSIPEGDNENFRSRINRRLAGEPVAYILGRKEFRGLDFTVSPDVLVPRPDTETLVEAALQELDSVQSGADSNSRISVLDLCTGSGAIAIALKNECPGLEAWASDISGAALSIARANCARLLHDNAVHFIQADLFQPFQNPSSPNAAFPKQFTLIVSNPPYIPSAEIGGLAKEVRMEPSLALDGGRDGLDLIRRIAREAGHYLKDNGILLMEADPRQMDAIRGILLDNGFREPRLYKDLAGLDRVISGTLNRESKDGTG, translated from the coding sequence ATGACCATCCAAAACAGCCTGACCATTGAAACCGCCCGTTTACGTGCCGCTCATATTGACACCCCCGCCCTGGACGCAGGCATCCTTCTCGCAGAAATCCTGCATACCGATAAAGCAGGTTTGATTCTCCATGGCCCTGATTCAATCCCGGAAGGAGACAATGAGAACTTCCGCAGCCGCATTAACCGCCGCCTTGCCGGCGAACCTGTAGCCTATATCCTTGGGCGGAAGGAATTCCGGGGCCTTGATTTTACGGTAAGCCCCGATGTGCTTGTGCCAAGGCCCGATACCGAGACCCTGGTCGAGGCTGCCCTGCAAGAGCTTGACTCTGTTCAATCCGGGGCAGATTCAAATTCCCGTATCAGCGTGCTCGACCTCTGCACCGGTTCAGGCGCAATTGCCATTGCTTTGAAAAACGAATGTCCCGGACTTGAGGCATGGGCTTCCGACATATCCGGGGCAGCTCTCAGCATTGCCAGGGCAAATTGCGCCCGGCTGCTTCACGATAACGCAGTGCATTTCATACAGGCGGATCTTTTTCAGCCCTTTCAAAATCCTTCCAGCCCCAATGCCGCCTTCCCAAAGCAATTCACCCTCATTGTGAGCAACCCTCCTTATATTCCCTCTGCAGAAATCGGGGGCCTTGCAAAAGAAGTGCGCATGGAGCCAAGCCTTGCCCTGGATGGGGGAAGGGATGGGCTGGATTTGATACGCAGAATTGCAAGGGAGGCAGGGCACTATCTAAAGGATAATGGAATACTCCTCATGGAAGCAGACCCAAGGCAGATGGATGCAATTCGTGGTATACTATTGGATAATGGGTTCAGGGAGCCGCGGCTTTACAAAGACCTCGCGGGCCTGGACAGGGTTATAAGCGGTACACTCAATAGAGAAAGCAAAGATGGAACAGGATGA
- a CDS encoding RelA/SpoT family protein: MEQDDKNTAPPTGAFLEKIQTLGKKDQELIREALSLADKKGRGHRMASILADLSLDTDTLVSALVLDSFEKGDITLETIDKKFGKNAAALTGGTARIAGLQAKNKTIQEAENIRKMLFAMAKDIRVIFIKLADKLQDLEEASDKPADKRKQAAQECLDIYAPLAGRLGISWIKDELEDLALKDINHEAYMQIKEIVSEKRGQRRIFLDKVQHDIEKEAEAAGINIEASSRAKHFYSIYQKMRKRNKAVGDLYDLFGIRIICGNIENCYTLLGLVHRLWKPLDGRFKDYIAMPKSNGYQSLHTTVMAAGAGPTDDRIVEIQIRTGEMHHIAENGIASHWLYKKGSSRELVRPVDISIINRLKDWKDTEGTNTHNANSKTFLEEIKREILKDSIYVFTPQGKVIELPMGATPIDFAYQIHSTIGDHCAGAKADGAIIPLSSELENTQVVEILTSAQARPHINWLRIVKTAKAKSKIRAWLQQNDEALIIEKNVVAKKKASETPPPEKETAKKGSPPIQRVINTEGNETNFFHVRIASGEGITEKNMMIRFARCCRPITGDPIIGYVSRGRGIIIHRKSCTNLANLPDFEDRKIDTEWENAGTALVKRFKIEARSSADLFSEIEGAVRKNQGHLIEGRLEETSQSRLTGFFTIQLDHPRRRKKSHEEHQGHSFNTDYTGP, translated from the coding sequence ATGGAACAGGATGATAAAAATACGGCCCCTCCCACGGGCGCTTTTTTAGAAAAGATACAAACCCTCGGCAAAAAGGATCAGGAGCTGATCCGCGAAGCCTTGAGCCTGGCCGACAAAAAAGGACGGGGCCATAGAATGGCATCCATACTTGCCGATCTCAGCCTCGACACCGACACCCTTGTTTCGGCCCTGGTACTCGATTCTTTTGAAAAGGGCGATATCACCCTCGAAACGATAGATAAAAAATTCGGCAAAAACGCGGCAGCCTTGACCGGCGGGACTGCCCGCATTGCTGGGCTCCAGGCAAAAAACAAGACCATACAGGAAGCCGAAAATATACGCAAAATGCTCTTTGCCATGGCAAAGGACATCAGGGTCATCTTCATCAAGCTGGCGGACAAGCTTCAGGATCTTGAGGAGGCCAGCGACAAACCTGCCGACAAACGCAAGCAGGCAGCGCAGGAATGCCTCGACATTTATGCGCCCCTTGCAGGCAGGCTGGGCATTTCGTGGATCAAGGATGAGCTTGAAGATCTGGCCCTCAAGGATATAAACCACGAAGCGTACATGCAGATAAAAGAAATAGTTTCCGAAAAGCGGGGACAGCGCAGGATCTTCCTCGACAAGGTGCAGCACGATATTGAAAAGGAGGCCGAGGCGGCTGGAATCAATATCGAAGCCTCGAGCAGGGCAAAGCATTTTTATTCGATATACCAAAAGATGCGGAAGCGCAATAAAGCAGTTGGCGACCTCTACGATCTTTTCGGCATCAGGATTATATGCGGCAATATCGAAAACTGCTACACCCTCCTGGGCCTTGTTCACCGGCTCTGGAAACCCCTGGACGGGCGTTTTAAGGATTATATAGCCATGCCCAAATCCAACGGCTACCAGAGCCTCCATACCACAGTCATGGCGGCCGGCGCCGGCCCGACTGACGACCGGATTGTGGAGATTCAAATCCGCACCGGGGAAATGCACCACATTGCGGAAAACGGCATTGCCAGCCATTGGCTCTATAAAAAAGGCAGCTCCCGCGAGCTGGTGCGGCCAGTAGACATCTCCATTATCAACCGCCTCAAGGACTGGAAAGATACCGAGGGCACTAATACTCATAATGCCAATTCAAAAACTTTTCTTGAAGAAATCAAACGGGAAATTCTAAAGGATTCTATCTATGTCTTTACCCCCCAGGGAAAAGTGATCGAACTCCCTATGGGCGCCACGCCCATCGATTTTGCCTATCAAATACACTCCACCATAGGCGATCACTGCGCAGGCGCCAAAGCGGATGGCGCGATTATCCCCCTGAGCTCCGAACTTGAAAATACCCAGGTAGTAGAAATACTCACCTCGGCCCAGGCGCGCCCCCACATCAACTGGCTCAGGATAGTAAAAACCGCAAAGGCCAAAAGCAAAATACGCGCCTGGCTCCAGCAGAACGATGAAGCCCTGATCATCGAAAAAAATGTGGTCGCCAAAAAGAAAGCCTCTGAAACTCCTCCGCCCGAAAAGGAAACAGCAAAAAAGGGCAGCCCTCCGATTCAACGGGTCATTAATACAGAGGGGAATGAAACCAACTTTTTCCATGTCAGGATTGCTTCGGGCGAGGGCATCACGGAAAAAAACATGATGATACGTTTTGCCCGCTGCTGCCGCCCCATCACAGGGGACCCCATTATAGGCTATGTCTCCAGGGGCAGGGGCATTATCATTCATCGCAAAAGCTGCACGAACCTCGCGAACCTCCCTGATTTTGAAGACCGCAAAATCGATACGGAGTGGGAAAACGCAGGCACAGCCCTGGTCAAGCGCTTTAAAATCGAAGCCAGGAGTTCTGCGGATCTCTTTTCAGAGATTGAAGGGGCAGTGCGCAAAAACCAGGGCCACCTCATCGAAGGCCGTCTTGAAGAAACATCACAATCAAGGCTCACCGGCTTTTTTACAATACAGCTTGACCACCCCCGACGACGTAAAAAAAGTCATGAAGAACATCAGGGGCATTCCTTCAATACTGACTATACAGGGCCTTAA
- a CDS encoding CapA family protein, producing the protein MKNKALLLLFIPFLFSCAGAPAPIIEDEIHGTPQIAEPPQPVIDYLTIIAAGDNLFHPPILKDFLKNGTYNFDPLYKLVKPYIEPADIAFVNQETVLGNAPYSGYPLFNTPKEAGAALVAAGFDIINQATNHVMDQGVDGILNTLNYWDTIPEVHCLGIHRSEESRSNNFCIVEKNNIRVGFLSYTYGTNYIPLPKDKSYMVSLIETEKMAQEIDAIRPLCDFLAVSMHWGIEYELEASAAQEKLSAFLAEHNVDVIIGHHPHVLQPMVVLPRADGGKTICYYSLGNFASAHVTSDKNLLLGGLMYLRLKKENGTLSLEETGLIPVITHYEKDLTGFKIYPLSEYSDDLAAKHWKRAGDEEMTYEYYYKMTDGLFGTALMLRNPFASIE; encoded by the coding sequence GTGAAAAACAAAGCCCTGCTACTTCTCTTTATTCCTTTCCTGTTTTCCTGCGCCGGCGCCCCTGCTCCAATAATCGAAGATGAAATCCATGGGACCCCCCAAATCGCCGAGCCGCCGCAGCCTGTTATAGATTATCTTACTATCATTGCTGCGGGGGACAACCTATTCCATCCCCCCATCCTGAAGGATTTTCTTAAGAATGGAACATATAACTTCGATCCCCTTTATAAACTGGTAAAACCCTACATAGAGCCTGCGGATATCGCCTTTGTAAACCAGGAGACAGTTTTGGGGAACGCCCCCTATTCAGGCTATCCTCTATTCAACACTCCAAAAGAAGCAGGCGCCGCGCTGGTGGCAGCAGGTTTTGACATAATAAACCAGGCTACCAACCATGTCATGGATCAGGGTGTGGATGGAATACTCAACACCCTGAATTATTGGGATACTATCCCGGAGGTTCACTGCCTCGGCATACACCGCTCGGAAGAAAGCCGCAGCAACAATTTTTGCATCGTCGAAAAAAATAATATTCGGGTAGGCTTCCTTTCTTATACATACGGCACCAATTATATCCCCCTCCCTAAAGACAAGTCATACATGGTGTCCCTCATAGAAACAGAAAAAATGGCCCAGGAAATCGATGCCATAAGGCCCCTCTGCGATTTTCTTGCAGTCTCCATGCACTGGGGAATTGAATATGAACTTGAAGCTTCAGCGGCCCAGGAAAAACTGAGCGCCTTCCTTGCAGAGCACAATGTTGATGTCATCATAGGCCACCACCCCCATGTACTTCAGCCCATGGTTGTCCTGCCCAGGGCGGACGGGGGCAAAACCATCTGTTACTATTCACTGGGGAATTTTGCATCAGCCCATGTTACGTCGGACAAAAACCTCCTCCTTGGAGGGCTCATGTACCTCAGGCTGAAAAAAGAGAACGGGACGCTCAGCCTTGAAGAAACAGGTCTCATCCCCGTAATCACCCATTATGAAAAAGATCTCACCGGCTTCAAAATATACCCCCTCTCTGAATACAGCGACGATCTGGCCGCCAAACACTGGAAAAGGGCAGGAGACGAGGAAATGACTTATGAATACTATTATAAAATGACCGACGGCCTTTTTGGCACAGCCCTCATGCTCAGGAACCCATTTGCCTCTATTGAATAA
- a CDS encoding MFS transporter has product MFSSLRLVKKLPISRNNILFLCAFFYSFSINILSFTLLYLLTDKFGFSAGQVGASLALGTGIYFLGCTIYQRFGNKGKPKYILPAAVFCSFISTFILALTTSGSAAVITWGFIQGATGFFWPPLMAWFTQGLDETELNHDISWYNRAWMSALLIGPLVGGALYRVSTALVFALVCLCLFSIVAVLVFLAFFTEPGRKDNTTGQQDEAKTAKKNPLIPERLEKSIQSYKIRGWIGGVCSNLFSGVLGNVVPLYIRDTLGYTEKTAGLVMLFRGIAGVLAFTFFAKFIFWHFNKKWILFLHGSLIVSSLILLFSGKMILLYMIIAFAFGFISAGCYNNSIFHSGVDKKNPAKNMALHEIFLSIGGAAGSLGGGYCLQFFGMGSTFFILAIIQGAGLAAQFYLDRRQA; this is encoded by the coding sequence ATGTTCTCATCCTTACGCCTGGTGAAGAAACTGCCTATAAGCAGAAATAATATATTGTTTTTATGCGCTTTCTTTTACAGCTTTTCCATCAATATATTGTCTTTCACCCTGCTATACCTTTTGACTGATAAATTCGGCTTCAGCGCGGGCCAGGTGGGGGCTTCCCTTGCCCTGGGTACAGGTATTTATTTCCTGGGATGTACTATTTATCAACGTTTTGGAAACAAAGGAAAGCCAAAATATATACTTCCCGCGGCGGTGTTTTGCTCTTTTATTTCCACTTTCATTCTGGCCCTCACAACTAGCGGATCGGCAGCGGTGATCACCTGGGGCTTTATACAGGGGGCCACAGGTTTTTTCTGGCCTCCCCTGATGGCATGGTTCACCCAGGGTCTCGACGAGACTGAACTTAACCATGATATTTCATGGTATAACCGGGCATGGATGTCGGCCCTTTTGATTGGCCCCCTTGTAGGCGGCGCTCTTTATCGGGTAAGCACAGCCCTGGTATTTGCACTAGTATGCCTTTGCCTTTTTTCAATCGTCGCCGTTCTGGTATTCCTGGCCTTCTTCACGGAACCGGGAAGGAAGGACAATACCACAGGCCAGCAGGACGAGGCAAAGACAGCAAAAAAGAACCCCCTCATACCTGAGAGGCTCGAAAAATCCATACAGTCCTATAAGATACGGGGATGGATCGGCGGCGTCTGTTCCAATTTATTCAGCGGGGTGCTGGGAAATGTGGTGCCCCTCTATATCAGGGATACTTTGGGATATACAGAAAAAACCGCAGGCCTGGTGATGCTATTCAGGGGCATAGCGGGGGTACTCGCGTTCACTTTTTTTGCCAAATTCATTTTCTGGCATTTCAACAAGAAGTGGATACTCTTTCTCCATGGTTCGCTTATTGTTTCTTCGCTGATACTCCTCTTTTCAGGAAAAATGATACTCCTCTATATGATCATTGCTTTTGCTTTCGGATTCATCAGCGCAGGCTGCTACAACAACAGCATTTTCCATTCGGGGGTGGACAAAAAAAATCCCGCGAAGAACATGGCTCTCCACGAGATTTTCCTTTCCATTGGCGGAGCCGCAGGCTCCCTTGGGGGAGGCTACTGCCTCCAGTTTTTCGGTATGGGCAGCACCTTTTTCATCCTGGCAATAATCCAGGGGGCAGGGCTGGCCGCCCAGTTTTACCTGGATCGCCGTCAGGCTTGA
- the rplQ gene encoding 50S ribosomal protein L17, whose protein sequence is MKHRRGFNPLDRRSAHRKALHRNMVTSLFRYERIRTTKAKALEIRRSAEKLITRAKIDSVHNRRLVSARLFDEGMVVKLFTDIAVRMKERAGGYTRILKLGERPGDAAEIVILELVDYKLDTGEASDKKAKKDAKKDASKKAKNEKAKEEKK, encoded by the coding sequence ATGAAGCATAGGAGAGGCTTTAACCCCCTGGATCGCCGTTCAGCCCACCGGAAAGCCCTGCACCGTAACATGGTCACCTCCCTTTTCCGGTACGAACGGATCAGGACTACCAAGGCCAAGGCCCTGGAAATACGCAGGAGCGCCGAAAAACTCATCACCCGGGCAAAGATAGACAGTGTCCATAACCGCCGTCTTGTTTCGGCTCGTCTCTTTGACGAGGGCATGGTTGTCAAACTCTTTACCGACATCGCGGTACGCATGAAGGAAAGGGCCGGCGGTTATACCCGCATACTTAAGCTTGGCGAAAGGCCCGGCGACGCTGCCGAAATTGTGATCCTCGAACTGGTGGATTACAAGCTTGACACCGGCGAGGCTTCGGACAAGAAGGCCAAGAAAGATGCCAAAAAAGACGCATCCAAGAAAGCCAAAAACGAAAAGGCCAAAGAGGAGAAGAAATAG